From a single Lactococcus carnosus genomic region:
- the clpB gene encoding ATP-dependent chaperone ClpB — protein MQIEKMTTTLQEALAEAQKIAQVRQHQSIEIAHLWKVLIQPGQFARDFYQELGLDLPAFETVIDQELDKISVITGSNIAYGQNLSQNLFNLFSQSEQIATGFKDEFLSTETVLLGLYAQRHNPLAQYLKSQGITEKMVKEKIVSMRGGSSVTSQNQEAQYDALKKYGEDLVAKVRTGKMDPVIGRDEEVRDVVRILSRKTKNNPILIGEPGVGKTAIIEGLAQRIVKKDVPTNLQDKTIFSLDMGALIAGAKFRGEFEERLKSVLNEVKKSDGQIILFIDEIHTIVGAGKTEGSMDAGNLLKPMLARGELHLIGATTLDEYRQNFEKDKALERRFQKVLVKEPTVEDTISILRGLKDRFEVHHGVKIHDNALIAAATLSNRYITDRFLPDKAIDLVDEASATIRVEMNSSPTELDQITRKLMQLEIEEEALKKETDDGSKKRLLLLQEDLANTREKANSLKMRWETEKEAVEGIHVKRAELEQARIDLETAENDYNLEQAAILRHGMIPKLEKEVVALETAQAADTSNHLVQESVTAQEIAEVIGRLTGIPVTKLVEGEKEKLLHLADTLHQRVVGQDEAVDAVTDAIIRSRAGLQDPNQPLGSFLFLGPTGVGKTELAKSLAEELFDSESHMVRIDMSEYMEKHSISRLVGAPPGYVGYDEGGQLTEAVRRNPYTIVLLDEIEKAHPDVFNILLQVLDDGRLTDSKGVVVDFKNTVLIMTSNIGSRTMLDGITDDGVLENTTKEAVIDELRQHFKPEFLNRIDDTILFTPLTLAVVKQIIDKIVHQLSERLAQQDIKLELTQDAIDWIAKNAYEPEYGARPIKRFMTKHLETPLAKALVGGQVTPNTVVLVGMKDDTLIFDTK, from the coding sequence ATGCAAATAGAAAAAATGACAACAACGCTACAAGAAGCCTTGGCTGAAGCACAAAAAATAGCTCAGGTTCGACAACATCAATCAATCGAAATCGCCCATCTCTGGAAAGTCTTAATTCAACCAGGTCAGTTTGCGCGTGATTTTTATCAGGAATTAGGTCTCGATCTACCTGCATTTGAAACGGTTATCGATCAGGAACTAGACAAAATATCAGTCATAACAGGTAGTAACATCGCTTATGGTCAAAACCTGAGTCAAAACTTGTTTAATTTATTTAGTCAGTCAGAACAAATCGCGACAGGCTTCAAGGACGAGTTTCTCTCAACTGAAACAGTCTTATTAGGCTTATATGCACAGCGGCATAACCCATTAGCGCAATACCTCAAGTCACAAGGGATCACTGAAAAAATGGTCAAGGAAAAAATAGTAAGTATGAGAGGAGGTAGTTCAGTGACAAGCCAAAATCAGGAAGCGCAGTATGATGCCTTAAAAAAATATGGTGAGGATTTGGTCGCAAAAGTCCGTACTGGTAAAATGGATCCAGTTATCGGTCGTGATGAAGAGGTTCGTGATGTGGTCCGTATCCTATCCCGTAAGACGAAAAATAATCCGATCCTTATCGGTGAACCGGGTGTTGGTAAAACAGCCATCATAGAAGGGCTTGCACAACGGATCGTTAAGAAAGATGTGCCGACAAACTTGCAAGATAAAACGATTTTTAGCTTGGACATGGGTGCCCTGATCGCCGGAGCTAAATTCCGTGGTGAATTTGAAGAGCGGTTGAAATCTGTTTTGAATGAGGTCAAAAAGTCGGATGGACAAATCATCCTCTTTATAGATGAGATTCATACCATCGTTGGTGCGGGTAAAACAGAAGGGTCTATGGATGCGGGGAATCTACTTAAGCCAATGCTGGCAAGGGGGGAGTTACATCTGATTGGGGCGACAACCCTAGATGAATACCGTCAAAACTTTGAAAAAGATAAGGCCTTGGAACGACGTTTCCAAAAAGTGTTGGTGAAAGAACCGACGGTTGAAGATACGATCTCAATCCTTCGTGGGTTAAAGGACCGGTTTGAAGTCCATCATGGTGTGAAGATTCATGATAACGCCTTGATTGCAGCTGCAACCCTATCTAATCGCTATATTACAGATCGTTTCTTACCGGATAAAGCTATTGATCTAGTGGATGAGGCCAGTGCAACGATTCGTGTTGAGATGAATTCCTCGCCAACTGAGTTAGACCAAATCACGCGTAAGCTGATGCAACTTGAAATTGAAGAGGAAGCCCTTAAAAAGGAAACAGACGATGGGTCTAAAAAACGCCTTCTCTTACTACAAGAAGACCTTGCCAATACCCGAGAAAAGGCAAATAGTCTGAAGATGCGTTGGGAAACCGAGAAAGAAGCAGTTGAAGGGATTCATGTTAAACGTGCCGAATTAGAACAAGCTCGGATTGATTTAGAGACAGCAGAAAATGACTATAACTTAGAGCAAGCGGCGATCTTACGACATGGGATGATTCCTAAACTTGAGAAAGAAGTGGTGGCGTTAGAAACAGCTCAAGCTGCAGATACGAGCAATCATCTTGTGCAGGAGTCTGTTACAGCTCAAGAAATCGCGGAAGTGATTGGTCGTTTGACAGGCATTCCAGTGACCAAGCTTGTCGAAGGTGAAAAAGAGAAGCTCTTGCATCTAGCTGATACACTACATCAACGGGTCGTCGGACAAGATGAAGCAGTTGATGCAGTAACCGATGCCATTATCCGTAGTCGTGCGGGCTTACAAGACCCAAATCAACCACTTGGCAGTTTTCTATTTCTGGGGCCAACAGGTGTTGGTAAAACAGAATTAGCTAAAAGTCTAGCCGAAGAATTGTTTGACTCGGAAAGTCATATGGTTCGCATCGATATGAGTGAATACATGGAAAAACACAGTATCTCACGGTTGGTCGGTGCGCCTCCAGGCTATGTCGGCTATGATGAAGGCGGACAGTTGACAGAGGCTGTGCGTCGGAATCCGTATACGATTGTCCTTTTGGACGAAATCGAGAAAGCACATCCTGATGTCTTTAATATCCTCCTGCAAGTCTTGGATGATGGTCGCTTGACGGACTCAAAAGGTGTCGTTGTTGACTTTAAAAATACAGTATTAATTATGACGTCAAATATCGGCTCAAGAACCATGCTAGATGGGATTACAGATGACGGTGTGTTAGAAAATACGACCAAAGAAGCTGTCATAGATGAGTTGAGACAACACTTTAAACCTGAGTTTTTAAATCGGATTGACGATACGATTCTCTTTACGCCACTGACACTCGCTGTGGTCAAACAAATCATTGATAAGATTGTCCATCAGTTATCTGAGCGTTTGGCACAACAAGATATCAAGCTTGAACTCACCCAAGATGCGATCGACTGGATTGCTAAAAATGCTTATGAGCCTGAGTATGGCGCAAGACCTATCAAACGCTTCATGACCAAGCATTTGGAAACACCACTCGCAAAAGCATTAGTAGGTGGTCAAGTTACACCAAACACCGTCGTTCTTGTTGGTATGAAGGATGACACGCTCATATTTGATACAAAATAA
- a CDS encoding anti sigma factor C-terminal domain-containing protein has protein sequence MTVDFDHIIKREKRKQRLVTSGILLVAVGLILGVGVTAVKQRMASQYRAAQKVAMITDMIESPNVTSTSHYLSESGLFNRRLKSDRFKNIDGYLVKTAPLEINFSLFSVGYGGGTQLPITVPISKTKTIGAFNRENGEKLPLFFNPKHEAIKKANEADTTHESQTLADLQKHVAEVAISFKEPMTYAEIQAKIPDNLLINWYWLGMASNKLSVTDTIGKVIGINANEIGQLTDTPGKSGRPTDWTSHNYPDFVAAVQAAAATRKFNSSGIDIYQDALQQIKTYPTLKQAKFSGIIVSGRTENLAQLDSQAYIYATNVGLDAEVLPYIAPTK, from the coding sequence ATGACTGTAGATTTTGATCATATTATCAAAAGAGAAAAAAGAAAGCAGCGACTGGTTACAAGTGGGATTTTGCTAGTCGCTGTGGGCCTGATATTAGGCGTAGGGGTTACGGCGGTAAAGCAACGGATGGCAAGTCAATATCGTGCTGCACAAAAGGTGGCAATGATTACGGATATGATTGAATCACCTAATGTGACGTCAACTTCTCATTATTTGTCGGAGTCAGGCCTTTTCAACAGGCGATTAAAAAGCGACCGCTTTAAAAATATAGATGGCTATCTGGTTAAGACAGCCCCTCTAGAAATTAATTTTAGCCTATTCAGTGTTGGCTATGGTGGTGGGACGCAGCTGCCAATCACTGTACCGATTTCAAAGACAAAAACGATTGGGGCCTTTAACCGGGAAAATGGAGAGAAGCTCCCGCTATTTTTCAACCCAAAACATGAGGCAATCAAAAAAGCAAATGAAGCTGATACAACGCATGAGTCCCAGACCTTAGCAGACTTGCAAAAGCATGTGGCAGAGGTTGCCATATCCTTCAAGGAACCGATGACCTATGCTGAGATACAAGCTAAGATTCCGGATAATCTACTGATTAATTGGTATTGGCTGGGTATGGCAAGCAACAAACTATCTGTGACCGACACGATAGGTAAAGTGATTGGTATCAATGCAAATGAAATAGGTCAATTAACCGATACCCCAGGAAAATCGGGTCGACCGACTGACTGGACCAGTCATAACTATCCAGATTTTGTTGCTGCTGTACAAGCAGCAGCGGCTACACGAAAATTCAACAGTAGCGGTATTGATATCTATCAAGATGCGTTACAACAGATTAAAACTTATCCGACTTTAAAGCAGGCAAAATTTTCTGGTATCATCGTCAGTGGTCGAACAGAGAATCTAGCACAGTTAGATAGTCAAGCCTATATTTATGCGACAAACGTTGGTCTTGATGCTGAAGTTTTACCTTATATAGCACCAACAAAATAA
- a CDS encoding cation-translocating P-type ATPase → MSEKKVYIQSPDEVLSDLTTTKKGLTSSEAEARLAKYGKNELDAGEKKTLLMKFLEQFKDLMIIILIAAAVLSVVTSGGKDISDAIIIMAVVVINAIFGVYQEGKAEAAIDALKSMSTPSARVRRDGHVEEILSDLLVPGDIVSLEAGDVVPADMRLLEVNSLKIEEAALTGESVPVEKDLAVAVAADAGIGDRVNMAYQNSNVTYGRGLAVVVATGMSTEVGKIASMLQNAEETDTPLKQNLNNLSKILTYAILLIAALTFVIGVFLQGHPPLEELMTSVALAVAAIPEGLPAIVTIVLALGTQVLSKKHAIVRKLPAVETLGSTEIIASDKTGTLTMNQMTVEKIYTNGTLQDATDDISFDDMTLRVMNFANDTKLSREGKLIGDPTETALVQYGIDHNYVLRDVLKVEPRVAELPFDSDRKLMSTVHKITDNEFLVAVKGAPDQLLKRITKKMVGDQVVEMTQADRDDILALNQSLAKQALRVLMMAYKYESQVPELESETLENDLIFAGLIGMIDPERKEAAEAVRVAKEAGIRPIMITGDHQDTAEAIAKRLGIIDEGDTEDHVFTGAELNALSDEEFQKVVSQYSVYARVSPEHKVRIVKAWQNEGKVVAMTGDGVNDAPALKTADIGIGMGITGTEVSKGASDMVLADDNFATIIVAVEEGRKVFSNIQKTIQYLLSANTAEVLTIFLATLFGWDVLEPVHLLWINLVTDTFPAIALGVEPAEPGVMTHKPRGRKASFFSGGVLFATIYQGLLQAALVLGVYGAAIMWPVHSGDAMHADALTMAFATLGLIQLFHAFNAKSVYQSILTVGAFRSKTFNISIVVSFILLGVTIVVPGFNQIFHVTHLDSYQWAMVIGGSFSMIIIVEIIKAIQRGLGLDKK, encoded by the coding sequence TTGTCGGAGAAAAAAGTCTACATACAGAGCCCAGATGAGGTCTTATCAGATTTGACGACCACTAAAAAAGGGTTGACGTCGAGCGAAGCAGAGGCACGCCTTGCCAAATATGGTAAAAATGAGCTAGATGCTGGTGAGAAAAAGACATTGTTGATGAAATTCTTGGAGCAATTCAAGGATTTGATGATCATCATTTTGATTGCTGCGGCAGTCTTGTCGGTTGTCACCAGTGGTGGTAAGGATATCAGTGATGCCATCATTATCATGGCAGTTGTCGTGATTAATGCGATTTTTGGTGTTTACCAAGAAGGTAAAGCAGAAGCTGCTATTGACGCGCTCAAGTCGATGTCAACACCATCAGCACGCGTGCGTCGTGATGGCCATGTCGAAGAAATTTTATCTGATTTACTCGTTCCTGGTGATATTGTCTCACTTGAAGCGGGTGATGTTGTGCCAGCTGATATGCGCTTACTCGAAGTTAACTCGCTTAAAATCGAAGAAGCAGCTTTAACAGGTGAGTCAGTACCAGTTGAAAAAGATTTAGCAGTAGCAGTAGCAGCTGATGCTGGTATCGGTGACCGTGTAAATATGGCCTACCAAAACTCTAACGTGACCTATGGTCGTGGCTTGGCAGTCGTTGTGGCGACAGGTATGTCAACTGAAGTTGGTAAAATCGCCTCGATGCTCCAAAATGCTGAGGAAACGGATACACCACTTAAGCAAAATCTGAATAACTTGTCAAAAATTTTGACCTATGCGATTTTACTGATTGCGGCGTTAACATTTGTGATTGGTGTCTTCTTGCAAGGGCACCCACCGCTTGAAGAATTGATGACTTCGGTTGCACTTGCTGTTGCAGCGATTCCAGAAGGCTTGCCTGCGATTGTTACGATCGTACTTGCTTTAGGAACACAAGTTTTATCTAAGAAGCATGCGATTGTCCGTAAACTACCAGCTGTTGAAACCTTAGGGTCTACTGAAATTATCGCATCTGATAAGACAGGTACCTTAACGATGAACCAGATGACTGTCGAAAAAATATATACTAACGGCACCTTACAAGATGCAACAGATGACATCTCTTTTGATGATATGACTTTACGTGTCATGAACTTTGCCAATGATACTAAGCTATCACGTGAAGGTAAACTGATTGGTGACCCGACAGAAACGGCACTTGTTCAATATGGTATTGATCATAATTATGTCTTACGTGATGTCTTAAAAGTTGAACCACGTGTTGCTGAGTTACCATTTGATAGTGATCGTAAACTTATGAGTACGGTGCATAAAATCACAGATAATGAATTCTTGGTCGCTGTTAAAGGGGCACCAGACCAGCTCCTAAAACGGATTACCAAAAAAATGGTCGGTGATCAAGTTGTTGAGATGACACAAGCTGATCGGGATGACATTTTAGCACTAAACCAATCTCTTGCTAAACAAGCACTACGTGTCCTGATGATGGCTTATAAATATGAAAGTCAAGTGCCTGAACTTGAGAGTGAGACACTAGAAAACGACTTAATCTTTGCTGGCTTAATCGGGATGATTGACCCTGAGCGTAAAGAAGCTGCTGAAGCGGTTCGGGTTGCCAAAGAAGCTGGTATCCGCCCAATCATGATTACAGGCGACCACCAGGATACAGCTGAAGCGATTGCTAAGCGTTTGGGGATTATTGATGAAGGTGATACAGAAGATCACGTCTTTACTGGTGCTGAACTAAATGCCTTGTCTGACGAAGAATTCCAGAAAGTCGTGTCACAATACTCGGTCTATGCACGTGTTTCACCAGAACATAAAGTTCGTATCGTAAAGGCGTGGCAAAATGAAGGTAAAGTCGTTGCCATGACTGGTGATGGTGTAAATGATGCACCTGCACTTAAAACGGCAGATATCGGTATCGGTATGGGGATCACAGGTACGGAAGTATCTAAGGGTGCCTCTGATATGGTGCTTGCAGATGATAACTTTGCGACGATCATCGTGGCTGTTGAAGAAGGGCGTAAAGTCTTCTCAAATATCCAAAAAACAATCCAATACTTGCTTTCAGCCAACACTGCTGAGGTCTTGACGATCTTCCTAGCAACCTTGTTTGGTTGGGATGTTTTAGAACCGGTTCACTTACTTTGGATTAACCTAGTAACGGATACCTTCCCAGCGATTGCTTTGGGTGTTGAACCTGCTGAACCAGGTGTGATGACGCATAAACCACGTGGTCGTAAGGCTAGTTTCTTTAGTGGTGGTGTCTTGTTTGCAACAATTTATCAAGGCTTATTACAAGCAGCACTTGTTTTAGGTGTTTATGGTGCAGCCATTATGTGGCCTGTCCATTCTGGAGATGCTATGCATGCGGATGCCTTAACGATGGCCTTTGCAACACTTGGCTTAATCCAACTCTTCCATGCCTTTAATGCCAAGTCGGTTTACCAGTCTATCTTGACTGTCGGTGCCTTCCGAAGCAAGACCTTTAATATCTCTATTGTTGTATCCTTCATTTTACTTGGTGTGACGATCGTCGTGCCAGGATTTAACCAGATTTTCCATGTGACGCATTTAGATAGTTACCAGTGGGCGATGGTGATTGGTGGGTCATTCTCTATGATTATCATTGTAGAAATTATCAAAGCCATCCAACGTGGATTAGGACTAGATAAAAAATAA
- a CDS encoding aldo/keto reductase → MTLADTYTLNNGEKIPVVGFGTWQTPDGEVAEASVISAIEAGYRHIDTAAIYGNETSIGHGIAKSGIAREDLYVTTKLWNNNVTYESAAAAIDESLSKLGLDYLDLYLIHWPNPSAIRETIGFEKRNADVWRAMEDAVRAGKIKSIGISNFREHHIEALLKTAEILPVVNQLYINPSDQQEAVVAYNTAHSILTQAYSPLGRGELLAVPALVEIAEKHGKSTAQVILKWSLQKGFLPLPKSVTPSRIIENGNLFDFELSDQDITLIDGLHGAGSLTSNPDEVGH, encoded by the coding sequence ATGACTTTAGCAGATACATATACCTTAAATAATGGTGAAAAAATTCCTGTTGTTGGGTTTGGCACTTGGCAAACGCCCGATGGTGAGGTGGCAGAAGCTTCCGTTATCTCAGCGATTGAAGCAGGTTACCGTCATATTGATACAGCGGCTATATATGGCAATGAAACGTCGATTGGTCATGGGATTGCTAAATCTGGCATCGCGCGTGAAGACTTATATGTGACAACTAAGTTATGGAATAATAACGTTACCTATGAGTCGGCAGCAGCAGCAATCGATGAAAGTTTGTCAAAACTTGGTCTTGACTATCTGGATCTTTACTTGATTCATTGGCCAAATCCTTCGGCAATTCGTGAAACGATTGGGTTTGAAAAACGTAATGCTGATGTGTGGCGTGCCATGGAAGATGCGGTTCGTGCTGGCAAAATCAAATCAATCGGTATCTCTAACTTCCGTGAGCATCACATCGAAGCCTTGCTTAAAACAGCTGAGATATTACCAGTTGTGAATCAACTTTACATCAATCCAAGTGATCAACAAGAAGCCGTTGTTGCCTATAACACAGCACATAGTATCTTGACACAAGCTTACTCACCTTTAGGACGCGGTGAACTTTTGGCAGTGCCAGCCTTGGTTGAGATTGCTGAAAAACATGGCAAGTCGACTGCACAAGTGATCTTAAAATGGTCACTACAAAAAGGCTTTTTACCGTTACCTAAATCAGTGACACCATCACGGATTATTGAGAATGGTAATTTGTTTGATTTTGAGCTATCAGACCAAGACATTACCTTGATCGATGGCCTTCATGGGGCAGGTAGCTTGACAAGTAATCCTGACGAAGTCGGACATTAA
- a CDS encoding DUF916 and DUF3324 domain-containing protein produces the protein MTSKKIQARLLLAVLLCLSFFIGTGQVSASQANFSVNTIIPENQIDKSKTYFNLKMGPDQRQFITTTLKNETEKAITVEVSINSAKTNVNGLIEYGNNTIKKDASLAYPLDTLMTGPTSVVIPAHESKDAIFQITMPSQPFDGIILGGLTFQQKSSEVIQDASKAGTSVQNEYAYAVAVVLRETDMPIFPNLNLLTVKPGQENYRNVIHTTIQNDQAAILSDVKVDAEIYAKDGKKPVYTSSKNDLQVAPNSSWVYPISLENTKMEPGTYTLRMTVSGTSDNKSKTWTFSKTFKIAEKEARELNKSAVDVKANTNAKSTNWLLIAVICLIILVVILILLFLLKNKREKQSVDTNSHD, from the coding sequence ATGACTTCAAAAAAAATACAAGCACGTTTACTACTTGCAGTCCTGTTATGCTTATCCTTTTTTATAGGTACTGGCCAGGTAAGTGCTTCACAAGCTAACTTTTCGGTTAATACGATCATTCCAGAGAATCAAATTGATAAATCTAAGACCTATTTCAATCTTAAAATGGGGCCGGATCAAAGACAATTTATTACGACGACGCTAAAGAATGAAACAGAAAAAGCAATCACTGTAGAGGTTAGTATTAACTCAGCTAAGACTAACGTCAATGGTCTGATTGAATATGGCAACAATACCATCAAAAAAGATGCGTCATTAGCCTATCCCTTAGATACGTTAATGACAGGTCCCACAAGTGTTGTGATTCCTGCTCATGAATCAAAAGATGCCATATTTCAGATTACCATGCCAAGTCAACCTTTTGACGGGATTATTTTGGGCGGCTTGACCTTCCAGCAAAAATCAAGTGAAGTAATACAAGATGCAAGTAAAGCAGGCACAAGTGTTCAAAATGAATATGCCTATGCTGTTGCGGTCGTCTTACGTGAAACAGACATGCCTATTTTTCCAAATTTAAACTTGCTGACTGTCAAACCTGGTCAAGAAAATTATCGTAATGTGATTCATACGACGATTCAAAATGATCAGGCAGCTATCTTGTCTGATGTCAAAGTGGATGCAGAAATCTATGCAAAAGATGGTAAAAAACCTGTTTATACGTCGAGCAAGAATGACTTACAGGTGGCGCCTAATTCGTCATGGGTGTATCCGATTTCCTTAGAGAATACTAAGATGGAGCCAGGGACCTATACCTTACGCATGACAGTTTCTGGGACATCTGATAATAAGAGCAAGACCTGGACCTTTAGTAAGACATTTAAGATTGCTGAAAAAGAAGCGCGTGAGCTGAATAAATCAGCTGTCGATGTCAAAGCCAATACCAATGCCAAGTCGACCAACTGGCTATTAATCGCTGTTATCTGCTTAATCATTTTGGTTGTGATCTTGATTCTCCTGTTTTTACTGAAAAACAAGCGAGAAAAGCAATCAGTCGACACTAACAGTCACGATTAA
- a CDS encoding WxL domain-containing protein: MMNKKLVTLTGAAALGLTMISAGIVSAADKTLDSNAKITFTEDNSSKSPLDPTTPTNNDNTQNPISPIDTVTGDTPNKGTTGPLSIDFASSFNFGSHEISSVSKTYYALPQTYSQKTESKAIDTTGPNFVQVTDVRGGDFKGWSLKVKQNGDFKTPSGSVLKGAVMKITNGNVKNGNGGSNTISGVSQTISVTTADSDVMGAKVGEGYGSWLYRMGTKDTAGTSVSLTVPGDAPKVAEAYTTTLTWTLSDTAVK; this comes from the coding sequence ATGATGAACAAGAAATTAGTAACACTTACAGGAGCAGCAGCTTTAGGCTTAACAATGATCTCCGCTGGTATCGTATCTGCGGCGGATAAGACTTTAGATTCAAATGCCAAAATAACGTTCACGGAAGATAATAGTTCGAAGTCGCCATTAGATCCAACGACACCAACAAATAATGATAACACGCAGAATCCAATCAGTCCGATTGATACGGTTACTGGTGATACACCAAATAAAGGGACTACAGGACCATTATCGATTGATTTTGCTTCTTCATTTAATTTTGGTTCACATGAGATTTCCTCAGTTAGTAAGACATATTACGCTTTGCCACAAACGTATTCACAGAAAACGGAAAGTAAAGCCATAGATACAACAGGTCCTAACTTTGTTCAGGTAACTGACGTACGTGGCGGAGATTTCAAAGGGTGGTCGTTAAAAGTCAAACAAAATGGTGACTTTAAAACACCAAGTGGATCCGTGTTAAAAGGTGCTGTAATGAAAATCACAAATGGTAACGTAAAAAATGGTAATGGTGGGTCAAATACAATTTCTGGGGTTAGCCAAACAATCAGTGTAACAACAGCAGATTCAGATGTTATGGGTGCTAAAGTTGGTGAGGGCTATGGCTCATGGCTATACCGTATGGGGACAAAAGATACGGCTGGAACGAGTGTATCATTAACTGTTCCAGGCGATGCACCTAAGGTAGCAGAAGCCTATACAACGACGCTGACTTGGACTTTATCTGACACAGCTGTTAAATAA